From Thunnus albacares chromosome 22, fThuAlb1.1, whole genome shotgun sequence, the proteins below share one genomic window:
- the LOC122973441 gene encoding transmembrane protein 151A has product MQTEEETATAEEPILAEGSGREQQRPVQQSLASSLCRESHWKCLLLTLLMYGCFATLVWCALCRVPVLGSSSFALGSDEDATSAAYYNEMLLYESPCSSGYVYIPLAFLAMLYVVYLVECWHCFSKTAMLAHAEFQEVYERVQRLQQATPCIWWKAISYHYVRRTRQVTRYRNGDAYTTTQVYHERVNTHASSSEFDYARYGVKDVSKELLDLQLHPAVRLRFTKCFSFSSARAEAAYLTQRARFFGENEGLDDYMEAREGMHLKNVDFREHILAFPDPAHQPWFSRHRVFWLASAFLLSWPLRVVSEYRTAYVHYHVEKLFGEDEDTGGGGPGGGGGPGGGGRGDGNEGGTENGIHPGGIGIGIGLNGTSYRAISRVNTVDMTELEWHIRCNQQMVPSYSEALLMDLDISGGTNPTASTPLSGPPGTTPNQEVTRPPLALPVVFNSAYLLQSCPRCRRTTSSSSLPSRLRAPMGTTALLNATVAGIRAAGQGSGGIGGRLVLSRSGFSLGRLGGGRQNSLFHSRSMGGGLGGSREDGGGSGAGGGGGGGGGGGGGGGGGGGGFLGLGSRQDNEETRGVLEGEGDEEEEQEDEVRRREDRGRERDEEGEQDGGVGEGREGDRDRPPSYQDAFFFPVLIIHGEESCHAGDDM; this is encoded by the exons ATGCAGACGGAGGAGGAGACGGCCACCGCAGAAGAGCCCATTTTGGCGGAAGGGTCAGGACGAGAGCAG CAACGGCCAGTCCAACAGTCTCTGGCCTCCTCCCTGTGTCGGGAGTCCCATTGGAAGTGCCTCCTCCTGACCCTCCTAATGTACGGCTGCTTTGCTACGCTCGTCTGGTGCGCTCTGTGTCGTGTACCCGTTCTTGGCTCCTCCTCATTTGCTCTTGGTAGTGATGAAGATGCCACCTCGGCGGCCTACTATAATGAAATGCTGCTCTATGAGAGTCCGTGCTCTAGTGGTTACGTCTACATCCCCCTGGCCTTCCTGGCCATGCTTTACGTGGTTTACCTGGTGGAGTGCTGGCACTGCTTCTCTAAGACGGCCATGTTGGCTCATGCTGAATTCCAG GAAGTGTACGAGCGTGTGCAGAGACTTCAACAGGCTACACCCTGCATTTGGTGGAAGGCAATCAGCTACCATTACGTGAGGAGGACCAGGCAGGTGACAAGATACCGCAACGGAGACGCATATACAACCACACAG GTCTACCATGAGCGAGTAAACACTCACGCCTCCAGTTCAGAGTTCGACTACGCCCGCTATGGTGTCAAAGACGTATCTAAGGAGCTGCTGGACCTTCAACTGCATCCTGCCGTTCGCCTCCGTTTCACCAAGTGTTTCAG CTTCTCCAGTGCACGTGCTGAAGCTGCCTACCTCACCCAG CGTGCACGCTTCTTCGGCGAGAACGAGGGGCTTGACGACTACATGGAGGCCAGGGAGGGAATGCACTTGAAGAACGTGGATTTCCGTGAACACATCCTGGCGTTCCCGGATCCAGCTCACCAGCCGTGGTTTTCTAGACACAGGGTGTTCTGGCTGGCTTCTGCTTTCCTCCTGTCATGGCCGCTGCGGGTAGTGTCAGAATATCGCACAGCGTACGTCCACTACCATGTGGAGAAGCTGTTTGGGGAGGATGAGGATACAGGCGGAGGAGGGCCGGGTGGTGGAGGAGGGCCGGGTGGAGGCGGAAGAGGGGATGGGAATGAAGGAGGGACTGAGAATGGCATCCACCCGGGGGGAATTGGGATTGGAATTGGCCTGAATGGGACGAGCTACAGAGCCATCTCTCGGGTCAACACGGTGGACATGACAGAATTGGAGTGGCACATCCGCTGTAACCAACAGATGGTACCAAGCTACTCTGAGGCCCTCCTTATGGACTTGGACATAAGTGGAGGGACAAACCCCACCGCCTCTACACCCCTCTCTGGGCCCCCAGGCACCACCCCCAACCAAGAGGTCACCCGGCCTCCTCTAGCCCTGCCTGTGGTGTTCAACTCGGCTTACCTCCTCCAGAGCTGCCCCCGATGTCGAAGGACCACGTCGAGTTCCAGTCTGCCCTCCAGGCTAAGGGCCCCAATGGGAACCACAGCCCTCCTTAACGCTACCGTGGCAGGGATCAGGGCAGCAGGTCAGGGCAGCGGAGGTATAGGAGGGAGGCTGGTGCTGAGTCGAAGCGGATTCTCGCTAGGGAGACTTGGAGGAGGGCGCCAGAACAGCCTGTTTCATTCAAGAAGCATGGGGGGAGGGCTCGGAGGAAGTAGGGAGGATGGTGGAGGAagtggagctggaggaggaggtggaggcggaggaggaggaggaggaggaggaggaggtggaggtggaggattCCTTGGGTTAGGGTCAAGACAGGACAACGAGGAGACCAGAGGAGTGCTAGAAGGAGAAggtgatgaggaagaggagcaggaggacgAGGTGAGGAGAAgggaagacagagggagagagagagatgaagagggagAGCAAGATGGTGGAGTGGGCGAAGGGAGGGAGGGCGATCGGGACCGTCCTCCATCCTACCAGGACGCAttcttctttcctgtcctcATTATACACGGAGAGGAGAGCTGCCACGCTGGAGACGACATGTGA